The sequence GCTATATGTTCTAATTAAAAGACAATAtagattggatttttaaaatacagccaTGTGCTCTTTATACACATATCTAAGCCAtagattggatttttaaaatacagccaTGTGCTCTTTATACACATATCTAAGCCACTGAGATACAGAAAGTCAAAGGGTGAGAAAAGGTCTGCCAGGCAAATACCATCCAAATGAAAgttggtgtaaaaaaaaaaaaaagacctgaaggCAAAAATTATTGCTAGAGATAACACAGGTTACTATAACACAACAAAGAGTtcaatccaccaggaagctgtatGAGTTCTAAACATGCATACATTTAACAATAGcttaaaaacataaagcaaaattGACATAACTACAAGTCTGCATCATAACGGCAGACTTTTATATACCTTTCTCAGTAACGGATGGCTCAGGAAATAAAAGAACAGCAGAAAAGATAAAGATTTGAATAAGACAACTGGTAAGCCTGACCTAATGGACATATACAGAAGCCATAccccaaaactttaaaacttgTATTTTCCACCACCTACAGAGTATTTACAAAAATTCTATCccaatatatttgaaagttgaaaagaaatggataaatcccTACCCTGACATGCCTAAtatgactcaagaagaaatataaaactgaataacCCCAGAATCACTATTAAGACACTGAAATCAGTAgttaaaatcttccaataaaaataagagaaaacccaAGCAAGTTTTTACGAGCAAGTTCATCATatattcaaagaataaataattcAGATCTTAAGCAATCTAGTCCAGAATATAGAAGGAGGAACACTCTCCAACCCATTCTTATGAGGCTTGCAGAACCTTGATACCAAACCAGATAAGGAAAAAGGCAGTAATTCCACACTCATCATTTCTACTCAGCATCATACCAAACATcccagccagagcaattaggcaaaaaagaaataaaaggcattaattggaaaggaagaagtaaaactacctATATTCACAGATTACATGATTTTTACATGGAAAATCCTATGGAATCCACTAAAAAACTGTTGAATTACTAAATGAGTTCTGAAGGTTACATAAAACaagatcaatgtacaaaaatcaatttctgtACACTTGTAACAatctgaaatgaaattttaaaacaatcccatttataatagctTCAAAACAAgagatgtgggacttccctggtggcacagtggttaagaatccgcctgccaatgcaggggacacaggttcgatccctggtccagaagatcccacgtgctgcggagcaactaagcccatgggccacagctactgaggctgtgctccagagcccatgagccacaactactgagtccggtgctgcaactactgaagcccgtgctccgcaacaagagaagccaccgcaataagaatcccacgcactgcaaccaagagtagcccccgctcgccacagcaacaaagacccaaaacagtaatgaaaacccaatgcagccaaaaataaataaataaaataaatttataaaaattttttttaaatagtgacacgtttaaaaattaaaaaaaaaaaaagattgaactcAGCGGCAAGACTCAGTATCCTGAGTGTTGAAAGAGGGATGCATACACTTTACATTCCAAACATGCAGGCAGAAAAGCTGACCCACACAAACAATAGTGAACCCAGAGAGAAAATGAACCGTCTGCCCTGCGATCCACATGGTGTGCAAACCAACTACACAAAGAGCTTTAAATCTTGTGACACCACCAAAAGGCTGTCATGAAGGACTTGTAAGAAAACAGCACCCTAGAAAATTTCCCTGTTAACTGGTAACCCCCCAACTATGAAAATGTACTCCCTGTAGAAGGTATACGTGGCCCTAGTGGAAAACcattatgtgtgttttttttcaagttaaataTCCCTGGGTACTGACTTAACACGCTGGGAGGGGTATAAAAAAGTCTAAGGAACAGTCTCTGGCCCTAAAGGCACTTGCAGCATCGACAGAAAACCCTTTATCACAAAAGTATCtaaaacataagaaataaaaacacacaatagACACCACAAGTCAATACAAAATTAGTTGACAGAGCAGTCATATTGATATTACTTAAGATGTTCTGacgaggaagggaagaaaaaagaaatcactatTATCTAAAGCGGTCAGAGAAGGCTTAAAGgtccaataaaatataaatagattggACAGGAGGGGCCAGAGTGCGCACcacacacatgcgcgcgcgcgcgcgcgcgcgcgcacacacacacacacacacacacacacacacacagagctatgTATGTGTAAGAAAAACCACGGGAGGCCACAAAGTCTGGCCAGGTCGGGGAAGAGGAAACTAGTTAAGCTAGCATTCCACCCACTTGCACTGGCAACAGAAGAACTGTATCAACCCCATACAAAAATGACTGTGGGTTTGTACATAAAGATTTCCCTGCTTGACTCACCATaaatataaagcaaacaaaattggcGTGATGAGAGctttagatgtatttttttaaatatatatttatttattttattttatttttggctgcactgggtcttcattgctgcgcgtgggctttctctagttgcggtgagcggggtctactctgttgtggtgcgcgggcttctcattgcggtggcttctcttgttgcggagcacggactctaggcacgtgggctcagtagttgtggctcgcaggctctagagcgcaggctcagtaggtgtggcgcacgggcttagttgctccacggcatgtggggtcttccagaccagggatcggatccgtgtcccctgcactggcaggcagattctcaaccactgcaccaccagggaagcccactttagATGTATTTTAAATCAAACAGATGTCTATTCTCACATGAAACTATAAACTATACCCAgtaattttaaatagaaacacaaaacctacaGCTATccataaaattttaggaaaagcACAAATGTTAACACCAGTCGTCCCACTTCTGTGGAATCACAGGAGACTTTGCTTCCTCACTCCTTTTGTGTACTTTCCaggtaggatttaaaaaaaaaaaaaaacaaacagtttttgtggggtttttttaggtattacttttttttttttttttttggtacgcgggcctctcactgctgtgccctctcccattgcggagcacaggctccagacgcacaggctccgcggccatggctcacgggcccagccactccacagcaggcggactctcaaccactgcgccaccagggaagccctaggtattactttttaaaagcacgTACATCGATATTCATAAATGTATGGAATACCATGGGAAGAATCATAAAGAAACTAGTAATAGTGGAAAAATGGGTGACACGACAGTAGAAGGTCAGAAGATGTACTTTCATCACATCCCTTTCTATATCTTTTGAATTCAGTGCCACGTTTACtacctatttaaaaacaaacaccaggGATttcccactgcagagggcacaggtttgatccctggtcagggacctaagatccccCACAAGCCactgcacagccaaaaataaataaataaataaataataaaaactttaaaaacacacacCATTTTTCAAAAACCACAAGAATGTGAAATGTGACGGACATTTAAATTTCccttatttcatcttcacaaacTATTAATGTATGTGGAAAGAGTGAACAGCCGTGAATTATAAATCTTTTCCTCTAGCCTCAGTAAAATCTGTCAAAAATCTTGCAGTATTAATTGCAAGAACATATCCTTAGGAGATAAATACGGGTCTTGTCAGGGAGACTTTCACCAATTAGTGATCCCAGGATGGTCCACAGTGCGCGTACCTGGCCCCCCGACTGTTGACTGTGTGACCTGCCATTCACACCACAGCTCACGAATCACGTAGGGCCTGTGGCCTCGAAGGGGCCCAAGACCCCGAAGCTTCCTTCTGCTGCTATCATGTCCTCGGCAGGTCATCTGCTCATCCTCTGTGGCTAAAACGTACCTGTGAGGTGACTGGACTGGTGTTTGCTGTGAATACAGCTGTATTCCCAGTTCTACATCCTCTCCCAGAGCTGCAACAGCCTGGGGCCGGGTGAGTCTGAGTGATGAGGGGAACCCAAAACCCACTCTGTGACCATCAACTAAAGCAGCACAGTGCTCCGTCTCTACACAGCTCGATTACCAGAAATAATAACGAACTTACTATCACACCGTCAGGGAACACAAGGATACAAAAGTGATCTTTTAAACACTCATGCTAGAAGTTCGCTTCACAGGGCCGTGGCCCACTTAGTGATCGTTTCAGGCCCTCTGCCACCGATCGGTCGTAGCAAGTAAGTGGCCGTAAGGAAGGAAGTCACACAAGCACTTGCAAGATTGTAATtagaaaaaagtgtttttaaaaatactgagcaGAATTATACTTGACGGGGCAAACATGTAGCCGTTGAAATTAACTTAATCAGGCTTcccagtttgttttttaagtttgttcCATTCTACAGAGCATAAatattaaatgctttaaaaatacgcTTCAttagaaatacattaaatataaaacacacagtTCAAACACAAAACAATGCATTATGGGCTCatgaatacatttataaaacacaGTAATGAAAAGTTAACAGCTTCAAATAAGTGGATAACACCATCCAAAGGTTTGCCCAACAAATGACATTTTAGGAAGGAAAAAGCACAAGCAATGTCAATTAGTGTTATTCTCCTGGTAGTACTGcatgagattaaaaaacaaattttcaaattCTAGTAGTAGTATTAAAATTAAGTTACTTTCTAATCTGGATTAAAAATAGCACAAAGTCTTTAAAGTACTTAAGTTATTAGAAAAGTTTGACTTTCCAGTTGGCAATGTGACCTTTAAAATATGCCAAGAGTGCAAATCACAAGTAACAACATGTAGCCCATAATGTCACACACTTCTTATCACAAATCTGGTGCCGTGCTGGCTGGTACACACGAGACTGGCCTCCATGGCTCACAACAAATGTACAAAACTGTGATTCTTCTAAGAATCTCAACATGAAGTCCAAGAACAAACAcgttcaacaacaacaactaacctgtggcttgtgtttccttttttaaaaaaacaagcaaacaaaaataaacaacacaataaaacagTATAAATCAGATTTGTAATCTCCTAAGTGAAAATTCGTTTTTGAAAGTGCTGTAGCCAAATTCATCTTCTTTTTCAGCTGAAAGGGTGAAGCACAATGGCCACAACTTTGTTACAGACTAAAATCCAACAGGTAATTCCAACACcacctaaaaataaagaaattcaacATGAGAGCATGCCAGGAGTTCCGCCCACATTTCCTGCCTCTGCTACCTTTGACTTTAGGAAATAGAGCACTTCAGTCCTTTCTGAGTAGTGTTGGGCTAACACCAAGTTTGTGTTTCCTGGGTTCAAATTGATCACTTTTTTGGTGgggggctgctctgggtcttcgttgctgcacgcaggctttctctagttgtggcgagcgggggctactcttttgttgcggcgcgcaggcttctcattgcggtggcttctcttgttgcggagcacgggctctaggtgcgcatgggcttcagtagttgtggcacgcgggcttcagtagttgtggctctcaggctctagagcgtgggctcagtagttgtggctctcaggctctagagcgcaggctcagtagttgtggcgcacgggcttagctgctccgtggcacgtgggatcctcccagaccagggctcgaacccgtgtcccctgcattggcaggcagattcttaaccactgcgccaccagggaagcccacagactTTCTACTGATTCACAGAGCTGCCTTCTTTACTAAGCAGGAACtactcaaaacaacaaacaatgaTTTGAATTTATCTTTCCTGCCAGAGGGATGTGCATCATTATTTATGATATTAATAGACTGTAAGACCACCCTGTCAGATGATCTGTTTTTCCCTTCCCACCAAAGCATTACAAGCACGAAGGAATGTTTACCCACACCTTTCTTGCCCCACTGATGCtgagagacaggaagagaggCCACAAGATGCCCAGAAGGGTGGCCTCTGGCTCCTCAGCTCAGCAACACTGAGAGCCACCAGCTACAACAATCCTGGCTGGGTccgggaagagggagggggaggggaaggaaggggcctGGCTAAATTGGAAATCTTTGACACGGTCATCCCTTTGACTTAGCAATTCACCTCCAGCGTGATCACAAATCACAACCAAAGACTGGCTGACCAGGATGTGTACTGCAGCGTCATCTCTACAGCAAAAACTGGGGACTTAAATAAATATCCTTTAACAGGGAAATTAGTAAATTATGACGCATCCAAATCAAGAACAGCTATTCAAAATTCcttaataaagaaatttattaagCTGCCCTCTCAGCACACCCAGCAGCACGTCCGTCTCTACTCTGAAGAAATTTATTGATGTGGAAAAAGACTTACATAATAAGAGGGGTAAAAAATTGTATGTGCCAGATAACCTTaaccatacaaaaataaatagaaaagaaaactggaaaaaatatactGCAATGTTAAGAGCGGttctccacagctactgagtctttttaaaagttttttcttatatttctaatCATTCTACGATGACATGTACTAATTTTAACACCCAAAAGAAATTCTTTCAGAAGTCAAAGAATGGCCGATAGCAGGAAATGCTGCAGAGGGGCTAAGCATAGCGTGAATTGAAAAGGAGTCACAGAATTTGGGAACCAGAGGTGATGTTTCAATAAACGGGGTATCAGACCCCAGGTATTGGGCTTGGATCACGGAGGCAGGCTTGGGTTGAACTGTAGCCCTGCTACTTCACATTTCGGTGACACTGGACACGTAAGTCCTCTAGACGTCAGCTCCTTTGCTGCAAGCCCTGGGTGAGGCGGAGACGCAGAGCTCTCACTGTGGGCGTCAGGCTGAGCTCAGCTGACCGAACCTCCCGCCACACGCCCCTAGGTCAACCTGGCCACGCTCTCCCACCGCGTCTGCCAGCGCCCGCGTACCTGCCACTCCAGTGGGAAATGCTACCAGGCGGTCTAGTGGAGTTATCCACCGACTCGGCACCACGGCCACAGGGACAGAGTAGTACGTCCAGATGAGTGTGACCATCAGGGCAGCCTGCAAAGACACGGCTGGTGAGTGGAGACATCCCGCCAGGCACACAACGGATCACCACGGAAGACGAGGAAACATGGAAACAAACCAAGGGAACTCTCCAGATCGGTGACCTCACACCCGACCCATCCAGTCCTCACAGCCAgcacatacacactaccaaattAGCTGACAGAGTAACCAAGGTCTCCCCCAGCGTAAGTGTTCTTTCCTCACTGAGCACCTCCTCTAAGCAGCCAGCTTACGCTAACTACACCTCATCAGTGACAAAAGTGACCTCACGCCTCTCAGATCCTTGAAAAACTAGCTACCGCTCTCACCCACACACCCAAGTGCAGAGGTGAGCCCTCTGCGAGGTTAAGTGGCGGGACGAGAAGCGCTGcctgccctctcctcctttcccagcAGCGCTCGGGCAGCTGTCTTCCATCCCCTTCGTGGCCTTGAACGTGCCACTCGAGCGATCGGACCTCAGACCGCGGCTTGCTCAACTCCTCTCCCTGTGAAACCGCTCTCGCACCAAAGGGACAACGCCTCAGGATCAATGTCCtcaaacaaacccaaaccacCTGGGCTTTGGGGGGGCTGGGCGCAAATCTTTTCCCCCAGGAAAGATCACACATAGGACTGAAACTCGGAGACCATTTACAGCAGCCACTAAGTGTGCGAGCGGCACTTCCACACCCTCGGCTGAAGGAAGCAGCCACAAACAGAACAAGTAGACATCCCCCAGGTAAGAACGTTGGGAATCAAAGGTCTTGGACTGACGTGAGAATGACGTGTTCCCTGCCTGAGAGCAGGCATCTACACGTCACCTACATGTCTGCACACCAGGTGACAAGCAACGGCCACAGTGACTGACCGCCTTAGAAAATACAATGCCTAAATATCTACAGTCACTGACCCCCTTAGAAAATACAACGTCTAAATAAGCTCTCTCACTCCATACACCCCCAGGCTCCCAACACTGCACTGAAACAAAGGCAAAATGAAAGAACTCCAGAGAAGCGCATCTGCTAAAACATCCCAACATTTAACAACTCTAAAAGACAAAGGCTAAAAGAGACTAAGAGAAACAAAGGCTTCATTTTAGTCTAACATAGAAATTCACAGAGTGTTCAGAGTTACACGCTAGCAGGACCACACAGCACAGCAGCTGAAAGTGGAAAAGCCAGAATTCCCAGGCCCGGATTCTGGGCCACATGGTTCTGGAGGACAGTCCGTTACCAACTTCAATGACCCCAGGTGACAGAATAGGACACTTACTTGCAATATGTAGAAAGCAACACTTATAACCCATTTTATCTTGGCCAACTGAGCTGTCCGTGCTTtcactgaaaggaaaaacaggaTGAAATGGTATCAGtcctaaaaaaaaatgaagaagatattCAAGCACACAGAAATGTTATTTCTTCTCATAAACTATTTTCTAACTATGTATGTAACATCTGCTCAATATACTTAGAAAAGCaagttccctgatggtccagtggttgggactctgcactctcactgccgagggcctgggtttgatccctggttggggagctaggatcccacaagctgcgcagcacagccagaaagcaaacaaacaaaatacacacacacacacacacacacacacacacacacacttagaaaGTATAAAATAGAATTTCTTAGAAGTCACCCACAGATTATGAGATTTGaagctttaattttaaaaactcttaaagcTATTCATCTAAATCAGAGATTCTTTTACGAGGCACTTACCAACGGGACTACCTTTTTCTTCCTGGATTTCCCAGACCACACAGCACACTAATCCGTACGTGGGAGTCAGGTCTGTCTCAGGCCTGGGCAGGCCCCTGTGCATGTTCTACTAGCCACGCACTCTCTCAGCACACAAGCTGACCTCCTATCCATCAGAGGAGACTGTTAGGAACGGTGGCCAACATAAAGCTGAGTGAGACCTGATCCCCAGCCTGAAGTCTACACTTGGATAAGGACACTGCTGGGCATTTTTTAGAGCCTTCACAAAAGCTCCTGGGAATCCACCATGAGATTTTTCTAGGCTTCTCTCAGAAAAGTGTTGAATTTGAAAATGTCAACCTACagagaatgaagaaaatcaaagatgTTAGAGGTTTCTGTGTGGttgcgtgttttttttttttgttcttcttttattttttttttttggccatgactctcggcttgcgggatcttagttcccggaccagggatctaacccgggaccacagcagtgaaagtgccgagtcctaacaactagaccacaagggaagtccccaggcttcTGTGTTTAGAAAGCAAAGGTTCACCAGCAAATAAGGAGAAAGTAACAATTATTATTactgggtctcttctagacaacTCAAAAGTCTCTGTCAGCATCAGAACCTCAAAGATCAAAGCACATGTGCCGTGCCTCTTTCTATAAAGATTTCTCTGTTAATCAGCTCGTACGAAGCTTCCCACGCTACACACGAGAACAGTACCGTGAGTTTTGAGCTTATCAGTCATCTTGTTGATCTTCCTCTCCAGCCTGGCGTATCTGGCAAACTCATCCATCATGCTGACGGTGGAGAGCTCCTGCTTCATGCCCTGGATCTCTGCTCGCATCTGTGACTCCTGCTTCACGTCCTTCTGCAGCACCCTGGACATCTGGTGGAGGTGGCAGCCGGGATCagccttctcccccaccccctcccccatccgcTTGCTGCCTCCTGCAGCTGGGCACGCTGCCCTTTATCCCCACGGCCAGGCTCTGCTGCCCGGTCCCGGTCCTGCTGCCCCCGACCACAGAGACGAAAACTCCCCCCCACCACACCCCGCCCCGTGAGTCTTTATTCAATTACGTTTTTCCTTCTGCAGATATGCCCACGGACTGCTACAGCACAAATGTATGTATCCCTCACTTTTACTGCAAAATTGTGATTACAGGGTGAAAACCGATTCCATCCCCAGAGCTCCATTCAGGTGACAAGGACCGTGCACGCCCCTCATTCCTGTACAATTCTGTGCTAAATTAGGTGGGCCGAGCAAGGGGGGTGCCGGCGGTCAGGGATGAAGCGGTGGCAGGTGAAGAGGGCATTCCCGCAGAGGGGCTGCCTGGCGTGAGAGTCGGGGTCCCACAGCAGGAGGGGCACACGTGAcaagaggaggtggtggtggaggccGAGGGCGAGTTACAAAGGATTGCGCAAGTCACGGCGACCTACTGAGGATACTGTGAGCCAGTTTTCTCACTGTGAGAAAAGGGAGTGAGAAACATGCATCGGGAGAGAACCAGAATGAATCCCGTGGGACTGGATGAGACCTGGAGGCACAGGTGTGACCTCGTGGTTTTCCATAGATACACA is a genomic window of Delphinus delphis chromosome 4, mDelDel1.2, whole genome shotgun sequence containing:
- the GET1 gene encoding guided entry of tail-anchored proteins factor 1 isoform X2; the encoded protein is MSAAEADRWAWLLVLSFVFGCNVLRILLPSFSSFMSRVLQKDVKQESQMRAEIQGMKQELSTVSMMDEFARYARLERKINKMTDKLKTHVKARTAQLAKIKWVISVAFYILQAALMVTLIWTYYSVPVAVVPSRWITPLDRLVAFPTGVAGGVGITCWILVCNKVVAIVLHPFS
- the GET1 gene encoding guided entry of tail-anchored proteins factor 1 isoform X3, with product MSAAEADRWAWLLVLSFVFGCNVLRILLPSFSSFMSRVLQKDVKQESQMRAEIQGMKQELSTVSMMDEFARYARLERKINKMTDKLKTHGLIPFHPVFPFSESTDSSVGQDKMGYKCCFLHIASCPDGHTHLDVLLCPCGRGAESVDNSTRPPGSISHWSGRWCWNYLLDFSL
- the GET1 gene encoding guided entry of tail-anchored proteins factor 1 isoform X1, encoding MSAAEADRWAWLLVLSFVFGCNVLRILLPSFSSFMSRVLQKDVKQESQMRAEIQGMKQELSTVSMMDEFARYARLERKINKMTDKLKTHVKARTAQLAKIKWVISVAFYILQAALMVTLIWTYYSVPVAVVPSRWITPLDRLVAFPTGVAGLAAKELTSRGLTCPVSPKCEVAGLQFNPSLPP
- the GET1 gene encoding guided entry of tail-anchored proteins factor 1 isoform X4 produces the protein MSAAEADRWAWLLVLSFVFGCNVLRILLPSFSSFMSRVLQKDVKQESQMRAEIQGMKQELSTVSMMDEFARYARLERKINKMTDKLKTHGLIPFHPVFPFSESTDSSVGQDKMGYKCCFLHIASCPDGHTHLDVLLCPCGRGAESVDNSTRPPGSISHWSGRACSKGADV